CGACCAGTGGGAGCGTTCTTCTTTTATGGATGTTTTTTTTCTGGATACCAAGCATAGGAGCTTCCAAAACTAACCCGAAAGCATAGGATTAAGGTCGTCCTATGCAATGAACTAACTGCTTTAGGCTTTTGCGTTTTACTTCACATACCCAGCTTGTGCCATGGTCCTGCGTGTGGCTTCCTGGGCAGATGCGAGGGCTTCCTCCACGGTCATCTGGCCGGCCAATGCAGCAGCTATCGACTGGCCAACTTGTGTACCAATGCCTTGAAACTCGGGGATGGCAACAAACTGAACGCCTGTGTAAGGCACCTCGTCTCTGGTTGGATTGGCAGGGTCAGCGTTAAGTATTGCATCCTGGGTGAATGATGCAAACGGTGCCGCTTCCTGGTAGGTTTGTCTTGCGTAGGTCGATTTTCTTGTGCCCGGAGGCACCGCCGTCCAGCCTTCAGATTCGCCAACGAGGGTTACGTATTCCTTTGAAGTTGCCCACTGCAAAAATTGCTTGCCGGCTTCCGACTGTTTACTCGACTTCGGTATAGCCAACGCCCAGGCCCAGGCCCAGCCTGAACCGTTTTTTTCTGTGGCTACAGGCGCCCTGGTGAAACCTGTTTTGCCTGCCACCTTGCTGTCATCAGGATTGAAAATGTAGCCGGCAGCAGCGGTTGCGTCAATCCACATCGCACAATTCCCACTGGCAAACAATGCCCGGTTTTCATTGTGCCCGTTGGTGCTTGCACCCGGTGGGCCGTAATTGGTGAGCAGGTCTACATAAAAATTAACGGCTTTTGCCCATTCAGGTGAGTCGAGCTGGGGATTCCAGTCCATGTCGAACCAGCGTCCGCCAAACGTATTCACAAGCGTGCTGATATACGCCATATTTTCACCCCAGCCGGCTTTGCCGCGCAAACAGATACCGTATTGATTATTGGCCGGGTCGTGTAAAGTGGCTGCGAAAGACGCAATCTGTTCGTAGGTGGGCGCTGCCGGCATGTCGAGGTTGGCAGCTTCGAATAGGTCTGTGCGATAAAAGGTAAACGAGCTTTCTGCGTAGAAGGGAACGGCATACAGGGTGCCATCTATGGATAGGCTGTTTTTTACAGGCTCAAAGATGTCATCATAATCATAAGCTTCTCCCAAATCATCCAGCGGAAGGATCCAGTCCTGCTTGCCCCAAATAGGGGTTTCGTATGCACCGATGGTAACCACATCAAATTGGCCGCCATTTGTCGCAATGTCCGTGGTTACGCGTTGCCGAAGCGTGTTTTCTTCGAGTACCACCCAGTCCAGTTCAATGCCTGTTTCTGCCTCAAATTGAGGAGAAAGCCGCTGCATGATGATCATGTCTGAATTGTTGACCGTCGCGATTGTAAGCGCCTTTTCGTCTGCGCAGCCTGCAAGGCAGATGAACAATATTACGGATAAAATCGATTTCATTTCAAAATCTGAATGTGATACAAATGGGGTGCGCTATGATTATGACGCTCCAGCATGACCGGGGCATTTCGAGCATGAATACCCAAACCCAATCACCTGTCAAGTTCATGATTCACCCTTTTGACAGCATGTGTTAAGTAGTACCGGGGTTGGACTGTGAAGCCGTAGTTTACGGAATTTCTCTATTAGTTTTCTTGCAGCATTGTAGCAGGCTGATCCTTGTTTGGCAATGACTGATTACCAGGTTTTGTCAAATCTGAAGGTATAATCACTTTGTGCATGAGGCCTGGGTTTGGGGGCAAGATTTAACGCCAGGCAGATCTTTTTCATGTGTGCGATTTGCCGGCTGCAAGCTGCGCTACAGCTGTAGCTACGTTGAAAGATCGCTTCCATCCGCCTACCTTTAATTCTGATTACACAAGAAGCGAGGTACCGGACAAATACGAAATATGAAAGCGATTCAGCGAAAAGTACTACTCTTTTTTTTCATGCTTATCTGCGTTTGGCAACCGCTCCTTGCGCAAAATATCCCCGCTGACCGTGTCCTCGGAATCGGGGAGCTATCACAGGTCCTTGTAGAAGAAGTACAGCGTGAATTGGGCGATGATGGCATGCGTAATACGGCCATTTTAGCCAGTTATTTCCGACAGAAATTCGCAGAACGCTTCTTTTATGATTATCAGACGGTGGATGATCGCATGGCGCTGTACAACAGAACCTATGGGAAGGCGCAGTACCATCAGGATCGCGCGATGGATCATATGGGGAAGTTTGCCGGCGACACGCAATGGGTGCTGCCCTTTGATTACCTCAATGGTGATGCTGTGAATGCCTATGCGCTACGGCATCTTGCCCGGCAGCATAAAATGGTGGACGTTGCTTTTCATTATTTCAATGATGAGAAAAAGCCGGCGTATATCTCCTACTTCAAAACGCAGCAACAGTCGCTACGCGATGCGCTGCACGCCGGGGAATATGAAACGATTGAGGACGGCAATGGCGTCTATGAGGCGTTTCGGTCGGGATATCGCGTACTCAACTGGCTGTGGATACACAACCTGTTTTTGCAGGAAGATGCGTATGGTGATGAAGATCAGTTGCGCACAATCGCTTTGTTGCTTCAGCATGCTGAAGACTTGTATGAACGCAATGCACGATTTCGTTTTGGTAATCATCAGACCCGGGGGATGTCTGCACTTGCCATGTTGGCCATCTTGTTGCGAGACTTTGAAGGCGCCGACTTGTGGTTGGAACGGGCGATGCTTCGCCTGAGCGAACACCTGGATAAAGAAATTAACGGAGACGGATTTCAGTTTGAGCGCTCTGTGCACTACCACATGAGCGATATCAATAACTACTTCTATGTGTACCAGTTGGCCCAGATCAGCCAACTCGACGTTGATAAAGCATGGGAAGAAAAGCTGCGTACGCTTTTTACAACGCTTGCCAAAATAGCCTATCCCGACGGCAGCGCGCCCGTCTTGCAGGATGACACGGATAATCCCTGGGGGGAGACCAATGACATCGCCGGCGTCATGACCCTCGGCTATCTCCTGTTTGATGAACCGGAATTGGGATTCTTTGCATCAGACCGTGTTGATGCCAGTATGTACTGGTTTTTGCAACAGAAGCAATTGGATAAACTGGATAACATCGAACAACGCCGGCCGACCTATGGCTCGCTTAGTTTCCCCGATACGCACTACTACATAATGCGCGAAGGCTGGCAGCCGGATGACAAAATGATGATCATCAGCGCCGGCCTGGATAGCGACAAACCAGACCATCAACATGGCGATATGCTCGGGGTTCAGGCGATGCCGTATGGCCACCCCATTTTGCCCAACTATCAGGTGCGCTACTCGCTAACGGATTTTGAGCTGTTCAAGAACTCCATGGTGAAGAATGTAGCGCTCGTCGATGATGTGCTACAGGGCAGAGACTGGACATCCAATAAAGGTGGCAGTGGTTTTGGCAAATTTAGAACACTTCCCAATCCGCATGTAATTGCCTGGGAAAGCAATGATGCGTTCGATCTGTTTGCCGGCAGGCACGATGGTTTCGCACACATCGGGGTTGATTATCAGCGGCAGGTCATTTTTATCAAAGATGATTTCTGGTGAGCTGTATACATCGCTACAGCAGGGCATCGTGGATGGCGCTGAAAACAATCCGCCAAATTTCTACCAGTCGAAGCACTTTGAGGTCAGCAAATACTACATCCTCGACGAGCATGCAGCACCCCCAGATGTTTTGTTAATTGGCACACATACCTGGAATAAGTTGTCCGACGAACAACGCGCCTGGGTAACGCAGGCGGTAGCAGAGTCAGTTGCTTACCAGCGAAAGTTATGGGATGAAGCCACCACCGAAGCCCTCCAGAAGGTAGCTGATGCCGGTATTGAGGTCATTTATCCAGATAAAGCACCTTTTCGATCAGCCGTGGCGCCGCTGTATGAGTCGCTTGAAGGTTCGGAAATTGGTGGATGGGCAGATAAAATTATGAACCTGCCGCCTGTGCCCGAAGCCGGCGCAGAGGGAGATTCAACACTTAACCTTCCTGAGGTGAATTGATGGGAAGTCTCGTCAAGACCATAGACCACCTGCTACAACGTGTACTGGTGTTCCTGATGGCTATTATGGTAATAACTGTCACCTGGCAGGTTGTCACCCGGTTTGTATTGAACAATCCCAGTTCTTTGACAGAAGAATTAGCCACCTTTCTACTGATCTGGATTAGCCTGCTGGGCGGCGCGTATGCGTTTAGGGTCAATGCCCACCTGGGTGTTGATGCACTCACAAGAAATCTGACAGCCTCCAGGAAAAAAAAGGTCCGGTATTTTGTCAGCTTTTCAACGGTATTGTTTGCTGCAATCATATTCATTTATGGCGGCAGCCGGCTTGTGTACCTCACCCTCAAGCTTGAGCAATACTCCGCTGCCCTGCGCATACCGATGGGGTACGTGTACATTGTCCTCCCGTTAAGCGGCCTGTTGATGGTCTTTTATGTACTGGCGGAATTACTTCACCAAAATAAGTCTGCAGGTACTGCCAAATGAGCCCAGATGTCATCATACTCATCAGCGTATTTTTGCTGCTGCTGCTTGCCAGCGTACCGGTAGCTGTGGGCATTGGCCTCGCTACCATGCTGGCAATGTTGGCGACCGCTGATTTTGCTCCCGCTGCCAGCACCATGGCCCAGCGCATTGCAACCGGACTCGATTCGTTTACCCTGCTGGCCATTCCGTTTTTCATCCTGGCCGGCAACATTATGGGCCGCGGCGGTATTGCCCGCCGGCTCATCGAGTTTGCAAAAGCACTTGTAGGCTGGATTCCAGGCGGACTCGCCCTGGTTAATGTGATCTCAAATATGATGTTTGGGGCCATTTCGGGCTCAGCCATTGCTTCTGCCGCAGCTATTGGGTCTTTTATGCATCCCAAAATGGTCGAAGAAGGATACCCCGCAAATTACAGCGCTGCTGTTAATGTGACTTCGGCTACCACCGGACTGGTGATACCTCCCAGTAACGTATTGATTGTGTATTCGCTCGCCAGTGGAGGCGTTTCGATTGCTGCATTGTTTATCGCCGGCTATTTGCCTGGCATTGTCATTGGTCTGTTGTTGATGACAGTGGCCGGCATTATGGCAAAAAGAGGTGGATTTGGCGCTGCGGCACGCACGTCGATTGGTGACATCTTTCGCCGGTTTGGAGACGCCATTCTCGGATTGTCACTCATCCTGATTGTGATTGGCGGGATCGTCGCGGGCATCTTTACCGCAACCGAGGCGGCAGCCATTGCTGTTATTTATGCATTGCTCCTTTCTATGGTGGTGTACCGGGAAGTGGCTTTCAAAGACCTGTCTTCCATTTTGCTGGAAACAGTTGTCACAACGGCTGTGGTAATGCTGTTGATTGGCACATCGATGGGACTTGCATGGCTACTCGCTTATCAGGAAATCCCGCAGACCGTGGGGTTGATGCTGATCGAGTTGAGCGCTAATCCTATCCTGGTACTACTGATTATCAACCTTGTGTTGCTGGTTGTTGGGACATTCATGGATATGACGCCGGCCATCCTGATTTTTACGCCTATTTTCCTTCCAACCGCAGTGGCCATCGGCATCGATCCGCTGCACTTTGGAATCATCATGGTTGTGAACCTTTGTATCGGTCTGGTGACCCCACCTGTGGGTACAGTTTTGTTTGCCGGATGTGGGATTGCAAAGGTTTCTATGACAGATATTGTGCGTCCTTTGCTACCTATGTACGTGGCGATGATCATTGGTCTGCTGTTGATTACTTTTTTCCCGCAGATAACAATGTGGGTCCCAGGTTTACTAGGCTTGCTGTAACCGAAAATTGTAGCCATAGGTATTTGTCATAAAGAACAATGATTTGTATGATGTCGTATGTAAATCACCTTTATTTTGTCCGCTTTCTTCGAGTCAGGCCTTGCTAAATGCGGTCTGCATAGACGATCAGGACTTCAATAGCGTACGACGCAACTATGTCACATTCCTTTAAAGCAGTTGGGAAAGCCAAACTACTGAGTAAAACAGTAGAAGAGCAGATTGAGGGTGCAATACGGACGAAAGAACTTTCCCCTGGGGCGAAGTTGCCCACCGAGATGGAGCTGTGTGAACAGTTTGGGGTGAGTCGTACGGTGATGAGAGAAGCGTTGCGCGTGCTTAGTTCGAGAGGCTTGATTAGCATCGAAAAAGGGAGGGGAATGTTTGTCAATCAGATTTCCGTCGACAGCGTTACAGCACCGATGACGCTGTATCTCCAGATGAATCACGATTCTGACAACAAACTGCACGTTATTGAGGCGCGACAACTGATTGAGCCGGCTATTGCCGCGCAGTGTGCCATTCGGCATACAAAAGAAGATGCTGACCGATTGTTGAAAGATCACGATATGCTTATCGCAACGGCCGGCAACCTGAAGAATTTATCCAAAGTAGACATGGCCTTTCACCTGCACATAGCAGAGGCCACCCATAACCCCGTTATTCCGTTACTGATTAGCCCTATTCACAAGATGATGCCGAGCATCAAGGCGGCTGTTTATGAAGTTGTGCAGGAAGCACACAAGGCAGCTGTCGAATGGCATGAGAAAATTCTCAAAGCCATTCTTGATCGTGATCCGGATGAGGCTTTTCGTCAAATGACCGGTCATCTCGACATTGCGAAGGAGCATATCCTTAGCGTCAACGCCACGAGCGACGAGAAGGCTGCCTAATTTTCTCCTATATGTCCCGATCAGATATCGTCCAGAAAATAACCGAGTTGGCGGCTGTAGCCGTAATTAGAGCAGACGATGTCACCACGTTAAAGCGGATCGTGGATGCCCTGGTCGAAGGCGGGATTTCCGCACTGGAGATCACCATGACGGTACCGCGCGCGCTTGATATGATCGAAGAGCTTGCCCATAGCAAGGGCGATGAGATTCTACTGGGCGTGGGATCAGTGCTGGACGCAGAAACGGCTAGACTGGCAATCAATGCAGGGGCCAGGTACGTTGTAAGCCCGGTCTTCAAAAAAGGCATTGTGCAAATGGCACATCGCTATAATTTGCCGGCCATGCCAGGATGCTTTTCTCCAACCGAAATTTTTGAAGCGCACGAAGCCGGCGCTGATGTGGTGAAAGTATTCCCTGCCGGACAACTCGGGATGAAGTACTTCAAAGCCATCAAGGCCCCCATGCCACACCTGCAATTGATGCCAACGGGCGGCGTATCGTTGACAAACGCGTCTGATTGGTTAGCCGCCGGCGCCTGTGCGGTTGGCGTAGGAAGTGCCCTCCTTGATCCTAAGGCCATTGCTGCCGGCCAGTTTCAGAAGTTAACGGAAAATGCCCGTTTGCTCAAAGCGAACATCGCGCAGGCAAAAAACTAAACGCCGGCAAAAAACTAACTGCCGGCAAAAAACTAACAGTTGTACCACCATTTTCAATTTAAACCCCAGAATTGCGCTGTGAAAGTTGTTTCTTTCGGAGAGATTATGCTCCGCCTCTCTACACCAGGATTTACCCGCTTTGTACAGGCCCAGAGCTTTGACGCTACGTACGGTGGCGGGGAAGCCAATGTGGCTGTTGCACTCTCAAACTATGGCCTCGACAGCTACTTTGTATCCAAGCTACCAACGCATGAAATCGGACAATCAGCGGTTAATCACTTGCGCCGATTTGGGGTGAAAGACGATTACATTGTGCGTGGCGGAGACCGCGTCGGGATTTATTTCCTCGAAACGGGCGCAAGTCAGCGGGCTTCCAAAGTTGTTTACGACCGCGCCAAATCTGCTGTCAGCGAAATGGACGCCGATGAAGTGGATTGGGATACCGTATTTACCGGCGCACGCTGGTTTCACTGGACTGGCATCACACCAGCACTTGGGGTGAAAGCGCAAAAAGCCATTGTAGCCGCGTGTAAAGCGGCCCGGG
This region of Bacteroidota bacterium genomic DNA includes:
- a CDS encoding TRAP transporter small permease; this encodes MGSLVKTIDHLLQRVLVFLMAIMVITVTWQVVTRFVLNNPSSLTEELATFLLIWISLLGGAYAFRVNAHLGVDALTRNLTASRKKKVRYFVSFSTVLFAAIIFIYGGSRLVYLTLKLEQYSAALRIPMGYVYIVLPLSGLLMVFYVLAELLHQNKSAGTAK
- a CDS encoding FadR/GntR family transcriptional regulator produces the protein MSHSFKAVGKAKLLSKTVEEQIEGAIRTKELSPGAKLPTEMELCEQFGVSRTVMREALRVLSSRGLISIEKGRGMFVNQISVDSVTAPMTLYLQMNHDSDNKLHVIEARQLIEPAIAAQCAIRHTKEDADRLLKDHDMLIATAGNLKNLSKVDMAFHLHIAEATHNPVIPLLISPIHKMMPSIKAAVYEVVQEAHKAAVEWHEKILKAILDRDPDEAFRQMTGHLDIAKEHILSVNATSDEKAA
- a CDS encoding heparinase II/III family protein yields the protein MLICVWQPLLAQNIPADRVLGIGELSQVLVEEVQRELGDDGMRNTAILASYFRQKFAERFFYDYQTVDDRMALYNRTYGKAQYHQDRAMDHMGKFAGDTQWVLPFDYLNGDAVNAYALRHLARQHKMVDVAFHYFNDEKKPAYISYFKTQQQSLRDALHAGEYETIEDGNGVYEAFRSGYRVLNWLWIHNLFLQEDAYGDEDQLRTIALLLQHAEDLYERNARFRFGNHQTRGMSALAMLAILLRDFEGADLWLERAMLRLSEHLDKEINGDGFQFERSVHYHMSDINNYFYVYQLAQISQLDVDKAWEEKLRTLFTTLAKIAYPDGSAPVLQDDTDNPWGETNDIAGVMTLGYLLFDEPELGFFASDRVDASMYWFLQQKQLDKLDNIEQRRPTYGSLSFPDTHYYIMREGWQPDDKMMIISAGLDSDKPDHQHGDMLGVQAMPYGHPILPNYQVRYSLTDFELFKNSMVKNVALVDDVLQGRDWTSNKGGSGFGKFRTLPNPHVIAWESNDAFDLFAGRHDGFAHIGVDYQRQVIFIKDDFW
- a CDS encoding TRAP transporter large permease subunit, whose product is MSPDVIILISVFLLLLLASVPVAVGIGLATMLAMLATADFAPAASTMAQRIATGLDSFTLLAIPFFILAGNIMGRGGIARRLIEFAKALVGWIPGGLALVNVISNMMFGAISGSAIASAAAIGSFMHPKMVEEGYPANYSAAVNVTSATTGLVIPPSNVLIVYSLASGGVSIAALFIAGYLPGIVIGLLLMTVAGIMAKRGGFGAAARTSIGDIFRRFGDAILGLSLILIVIGGIVAGIFTATEAAAIAVIYALLLSMVVYREVAFKDLSSILLETVVTTAVVMLLIGTSMGLAWLLAYQEIPQTVGLMLIELSANPILVLLIINLVLLVVGTFMDMTPAILIFTPIFLPTAVAIGIDPLHFGIIMVVNLCIGLVTPPVGTVLFAGCGIAKVSMTDIVRPLLPMYVAMIIGLLLITFFPQITMWVPGLLGLL
- a CDS encoding sugar ABC transporter substrate-binding protein, which codes for MKSILSVILFICLAGCADEKALTIATVNNSDMIIMQRLSPQFEAETGIELDWVVLEENTLRQRVTTDIATNGGQFDVVTIGAYETPIWGKQDWILPLDDLGEAYDYDDIFEPVKNSLSIDGTLYAVPFYAESSFTFYRTDLFEAANLDMPAAPTYEQIASFAATLHDPANNQYGICLRGKAGWGENMAYISTLVNTFGGRWFDMDWNPQLDSPEWAKAVNFYVDLLTNYGPPGASTNGHNENRALFASGNCAMWIDATAAAGYIFNPDDSKVAGKTGFTRAPVATEKNGSGWAWAWALAIPKSSKQSEAGKQFLQWATSKEYVTLVGESEGWTAVPPGTRKSTYARQTYQEAAPFASFTQDAILNADPANPTRDEVPYTGVQFVAIPEFQGIGTQVGQSIAAALAGQMTVEEALASAQEATRRTMAQAGYVK
- the eda gene encoding bifunctional 4-hydroxy-2-oxoglutarate aldolase/2-dehydro-3-deoxy-phosphogluconate aldolase, producing MSRSDIVQKITELAAVAVIRADDVTTLKRIVDALVEGGISALEITMTVPRALDMIEELAHSKGDEILLGVGSVLDAETARLAINAGARYVVSPVFKKGIVQMAHRYNLPAMPGCFSPTEIFEAHEAGADVVKVFPAGQLGMKYFKAIKAPMPHLQLMPTGGVSLTNASDWLAAGACAVGVGSALLDPKAIAAGQFQKLTENARLLKANIAQAKN
- the dctP gene encoding TRAP transporter substrate-binding protein DctP, yielding MISGELYTSLQQGIVDGAENNPPNFYQSKHFEVSKYYILDEHAAPPDVLLIGTHTWNKLSDEQRAWVTQAVAESVAYQRKLWDEATTEALQKVADAGIEVIYPDKAPFRSAVAPLYESLEGSEIGGWADKIMNLPPVPEAGAEGDSTLNLPEVN